The Geothrix sp. genome window below encodes:
- the hydF gene encoding [FeFe] hydrogenase H-cluster maturation GTPase HydF, translating to MQPAPRTLRLHIGLFGRRNVGKSSLLNALTRQQVSLVSEQAGTTTDPVEKPMEMLPLGPVLFVDTAGLDDEGALGGQRMARTRAVFERVDLALLVAEAGAWGPFEDALLAELKQRDIPTVGVLNKADLAAPVESEWARIEALGTPCVSVSAQSGEGLPELKEALLLAAPGGFLDSRKLLADLVPAGQVAILVMPIDSEAPKGRLILPQVMAIRDLLDGHALALVVQEGELPMALEGLKRPPALVVTDSQAFQGVSARVPADIPLTSFSILLSRFHGDLRAQVRGTVAIDRLRGGERVLVAEGCTHHPGDEDIGRVKIPRWLEAKVGAPLRFEHIQGRDFPTDLARYALVVHCGNCMGNRREMLSRIQRCENAGVPITNYGLAIARAKGILDRALRPFPEALEALHG from the coding sequence ATGCAGCCCGCGCCCCGCACCCTCCGCCTCCACATCGGCCTCTTCGGCCGCCGCAATGTGGGGAAGTCCTCGCTGCTGAACGCCCTCACGCGCCAGCAGGTCTCCCTCGTCTCCGAACAGGCGGGCACCACCACGGATCCCGTGGAGAAGCCCATGGAGATGCTGCCGCTGGGCCCAGTGCTCTTCGTGGACACGGCGGGCCTGGATGACGAGGGCGCCCTTGGGGGTCAGCGCATGGCCCGCACCCGCGCCGTCTTCGAGCGGGTGGACCTGGCCCTCCTCGTGGCCGAAGCCGGGGCCTGGGGGCCCTTCGAGGACGCCCTCCTGGCCGAACTGAAGCAGCGGGACATCCCCACCGTGGGGGTCCTGAACAAAGCCGACCTGGCGGCTCCCGTGGAATCCGAATGGGCTCGCATCGAGGCCCTGGGGACGCCCTGCGTATCGGTCTCCGCCCAGAGCGGCGAGGGTCTGCCGGAGCTGAAGGAAGCCCTGCTCCTGGCGGCGCCCGGCGGGTTCCTCGACTCCCGGAAGCTGCTCGCGGACCTCGTGCCCGCAGGACAGGTGGCGATCCTGGTGATGCCCATCGACTCGGAAGCCCCGAAGGGGCGCCTCATCCTGCCCCAGGTCATGGCCATCCGCGACCTGCTGGACGGCCACGCCCTGGCCCTGGTGGTGCAGGAAGGCGAGCTGCCGATGGCGCTGGAGGGGCTGAAGCGCCCCCCCGCCCTGGTCGTCACCGATTCCCAGGCCTTCCAGGGCGTCTCCGCCCGAGTCCCCGCCGACATCCCCCTCACCTCCTTCAGCATCCTGCTGAGCCGCTTCCACGGCGACCTGCGGGCTCAGGTGCGCGGCACCGTCGCCATCGACCGCCTCCGCGGTGGCGAGCGCGTGCTGGTGGCCGAAGGCTGCACCCATCATCCCGGCGACGAGGACATCGGCCGCGTGAAGATCCCCCGCTGGCTCGAGGCCAAGGTGGGGGCTCCGCTGCGCTTCGAGCACATCCAGGGGCGGGATTTCCCGACGGATCTCGCCCGCTACGCCCTCGTGGTCCACTGCGGAAACTGCATGGGCAACCGCCGCGAGATGCTGTCCCGCATCCAGCGCTGCGAGAACGCCGGGGTTCCCATCACCAATTACGGGTTGGCCATCGCCCGCGCCAAGGGCATCCTCGACCGCGCGCTGCGCCCCTTCCCGGAAGCCCTGGAGGCCCTGCATGGCTGA
- the hydG gene encoding [FeFe] hydrogenase H-cluster radical SAM maturase HydG has product MHGPSEAFPLDEASIGRLLDGAPAQDPVRVRDILARARELGGLDEADLPTLMAIQQPDLLDELFHTAEQVKEEIYGRRIVLFAPLYVSNLCGNECLYCAFRASNRGLARRALGQAEIAAEVRHLLRQGHKRLLLVAGEAYPKEGLDYILKAIRTIYATREGTESIRRVNVNIAPLDLPDFRRLKESQIGTYQLFQETYHRATYALMHPRGLKADYDWRLGCMDRAMQAGIEDVGIGALFGLHDWRFELLALLRHARHLEDRFGCGPHTISVPRIEPAEGSTTSEAPPFAVTDTDFRKLVAILRLAVPYTGLILSTRERPEVRREVFHLGISQISAGSRTNPGGYREEEAGNGPGDGGAQFSLGDHRDLDEVVRDLAESGFIPSFCTGCYRMGRTGADFMDLAKPGEIKLHCQPNALSTLQEFVEDHASPATRAAAETLVAGSLAVMDDRARMRAEAMVARVRRGERDVFC; this is encoded by the coding sequence ATGCATGGCCCTTCGGAAGCATTCCCCCTGGATGAAGCGTCCATCGGCCGGCTGTTGGACGGCGCACCGGCCCAGGACCCCGTGCGGGTCCGCGATATCCTCGCCCGGGCCCGGGAACTGGGGGGCCTGGACGAGGCCGACCTCCCCACCCTCATGGCCATCCAGCAGCCCGATCTGCTGGACGAACTGTTCCACACGGCCGAACAGGTGAAGGAGGAAATCTACGGCCGGCGCATCGTCCTGTTCGCGCCGCTCTATGTATCGAATCTCTGCGGCAACGAATGCCTCTACTGCGCGTTCCGCGCCTCCAACCGCGGCTTGGCCCGCCGTGCCCTGGGCCAGGCGGAGATCGCCGCCGAGGTGCGCCACCTCCTGCGCCAGGGCCACAAGCGCCTGCTGCTCGTGGCGGGCGAGGCCTACCCCAAGGAGGGTCTGGACTACATCCTGAAGGCCATCCGCACGATCTACGCCACCCGCGAAGGCACCGAGAGCATCCGCCGGGTGAATGTGAACATCGCCCCCCTGGACCTTCCGGACTTCCGGCGCCTCAAGGAATCCCAGATCGGCACCTATCAGCTGTTCCAGGAGACCTACCACCGGGCCACCTACGCCCTGATGCATCCCCGCGGCCTCAAGGCCGACTACGACTGGCGCCTGGGTTGCATGGACCGGGCCATGCAGGCCGGCATCGAGGATGTGGGCATCGGCGCCCTCTTCGGCCTCCATGACTGGCGCTTCGAGCTGCTGGCCCTCCTGCGCCACGCCCGCCACCTGGAAGACCGCTTCGGGTGCGGACCCCACACCATCAGCGTGCCGCGCATCGAGCCCGCCGAAGGCTCCACCACCAGCGAAGCGCCCCCATTCGCCGTGACGGACACCGACTTCCGCAAGCTCGTCGCCATCCTCCGGCTGGCGGTGCCCTACACGGGGCTCATCCTCAGCACCCGCGAACGGCCGGAGGTCCGCCGCGAGGTCTTCCACCTGGGCATCAGCCAGATCAGCGCGGGCAGCCGCACCAACCCCGGCGGCTACCGGGAGGAGGAGGCCGGGAACGGCCCGGGCGACGGCGGCGCCCAGTTCTCCCTCGGCGATCACCGGGATTTGGATGAGGTGGTACGCGATCTGGCGGAGTCCGGCTTCATCCCCAGCTTCTGCACCGGCTGCTATCGGATGGGCCGCACCGGCGCCGATTTCATGGATCTCGCCAAGCCCGGCGAGATCAAGCTCCACTGCCAGCCCAACGCCCTCTCCACCCTCCAGGAGTTCGTGGAGGACCATGCCAGCCCCGCCACCCGCGCCGCGGCCGAAACCCTGGTCGCGGGAAGCCTCGCCGTCATGGACGACCGGGCCCGCATGCGCGCCGAGGCCATGGTGGCGCGTGTGCGGCGCGGCGAACGCGATGTGTTCTGCTGA
- a CDS encoding cupin domain-containing protein, with protein MTLFMPTCAEVVDLLTDYEEGALGPFHWLGLKLHLSLCPPCRAFLDSFHRTAPILRTLWSDPAGLAAERALDGALTALREGRLPQGPQHHPEDEVWRALEPGGDPLTALLLRVHLGHCGTCRGIHGPGQALASGDHPLVALRPLLPPEDQWEWTRHGLGGAQVARLMKDPATGATLSLARMPGGRTMPVHGHRGPELSLVLSGALQDGPAHLRPGDWIAHGPDHQHGPTADQGSDCWTLVRLEGGVQFRGWRSLLGVVG; from the coding sequence ATGACCCTGTTCATGCCGACCTGCGCCGAAGTGGTGGATCTGCTCACGGATTACGAGGAGGGCGCCCTCGGGCCCTTCCATTGGCTCGGGCTCAAGCTGCACCTGAGTCTGTGTCCTCCGTGCCGTGCCTTCCTGGACAGCTTCCACCGTACGGCCCCCATTCTGAGGACCCTGTGGAGCGACCCCGCCGGACTGGCGGCCGAGCGGGCCCTCGACGGCGCCCTGACCGCCCTGCGGGAGGGCCGCCTGCCCCAGGGTCCCCAGCATCATCCCGAGGATGAGGTGTGGCGCGCCCTCGAACCGGGTGGCGATCCCCTGACCGCGCTGCTGCTGCGGGTGCACCTGGGCCACTGCGGAACCTGCCGCGGCATCCACGGCCCCGGGCAGGCCCTGGCCTCCGGCGACCATCCCCTTGTCGCCCTCCGCCCCCTGCTTCCCCCGGAGGATCAGTGGGAGTGGACGCGCCACGGCCTCGGCGGCGCACAGGTGGCCCGGCTCATGAAGGATCCCGCCACCGGAGCGACCCTGAGCCTGGCCCGCATGCCCGGGGGACGGACCATGCCAGTTCACGGGCACCGGGGGCCCGAACTGTCCCTGGTGCTGTCCGGCGCCCTCCAGGACGGCCCGGCGCACCTCCGGCCCGGCGACTGGATCGCCCATGGACCCGACCATCAGCACGGCCCCACGGCCGATCAGGGGAGCGACTGCTGGACGCTGGTCCGCCTGGAGGGCGGTGTGCAATTCCGGGGTTGGCGGAGCCTGCTGGGGGTCGTGGGCTGA
- a CDS encoding DMT family transporter: protein MTGHGDRMRGAALVALAALLWSSSGLFIKVLPLGALQIAFARSLVAALTIALVVKLRGGRPFPRPDALAFACAAAYAGVLIFFVAATKLTTAANAIFLQFSAPIYLVFLEPRLAGRPVARRDLLAVTLCLGAMGLFFVGRLGAGTLAGNLLGVVSGLCLALFSMTLKLQRERRPGVDPIGAIILGNLLVAAVCTPALPSLRVTLPQAGILLYLGVFQIGVAYLLFNAGMKHLSATAAVVTGTLEAVLNPVWVFLGIGERPSAWALLGGLLILGTIIWYSLPPHPSGRRSTRL from the coding sequence ATGACCGGACATGGCGACAGGATGCGGGGCGCGGCCCTGGTGGCGTTGGCGGCCCTGCTCTGGAGCTCCAGCGGGCTCTTCATCAAGGTGCTGCCCCTCGGGGCGCTGCAGATCGCGTTCGCCCGCAGCCTGGTGGCGGCCCTCACCATCGCCTTGGTGGTGAAGCTCCGGGGCGGGCGCCCCTTCCCCCGGCCGGACGCCCTCGCCTTCGCCTGCGCCGCCGCCTATGCGGGGGTGCTCATCTTCTTCGTCGCCGCCACCAAGCTCACCACCGCCGCGAACGCGATCTTCCTCCAGTTCTCCGCCCCCATCTACCTGGTGTTCCTCGAGCCCCGGCTCGCCGGACGGCCGGTGGCGCGCCGGGACCTCCTGGCGGTAACCCTCTGCCTTGGCGCCATGGGCCTCTTCTTCGTGGGCCGGCTCGGGGCCGGCACCCTGGCGGGCAACCTCCTCGGCGTGGTCTCCGGCCTCTGCCTGGCGCTCTTCTCCATGACCCTCAAGCTGCAGCGGGAACGCCGCCCCGGGGTCGATCCCATCGGCGCCATCATCCTCGGCAACCTGCTGGTGGCGGCCGTCTGCACCCCCGCCCTGCCGAGCCTCCGGGTCACCCTGCCCCAGGCCGGCATCCTGCTCTACCTCGGCGTCTTCCAGATCGGCGTCGCCTACCTGCTCTTCAACGCCGGGATGAAGCACCTGTCCGCCACGGCCGCCGTGGTGACCGGCACCCTGGAGGCCGTGCTCAATCCCGTCTGGGTCTTCCTCGGCATCGGCGAGCGCCCCTCGGCTTGGGCCCTTCTGGGTGGGCTGCTGATCCTGGGGACGATCATCTGGTACAGCCTGCCGCCCCACCCATCCGGACGCCGTTCCACCCGGTTGTGA
- a CDS encoding sigma-70 family RNA polymerase sigma factor: MSPTPGERPETALVQAAASGDADAFEALVRPHLGMLFRVIDRILGNGAESQDALQDALLTLHRELPGFQGASKFSTWAYRICVNQALMARRKRVRRREDAIEDLMPRFGDDGHHMNVDGLLEWSEDAEALMKVEQEELKARVRAGLDRLSDDQRAVFVLRDLEGWNTEEISRQLGITRELVRQRVHRARLALRAMLPEFAPGPGEEP, from the coding sequence ATGAGCCCCACGCCCGGGGAGCGCCCCGAAACCGCCCTGGTCCAGGCCGCCGCCTCGGGGGATGCGGACGCCTTCGAGGCCCTGGTCCGCCCCCACCTGGGCATGCTGTTCCGCGTCATCGACCGCATCCTGGGCAACGGGGCCGAGAGCCAGGACGCCCTGCAGGATGCCCTGCTCACCCTCCACCGGGAGCTCCCCGGCTTCCAGGGGGCGAGCAAGTTCAGTACTTGGGCTTATCGCATCTGTGTGAACCAGGCCCTCATGGCCCGCCGGAAGCGGGTCCGGCGTCGGGAGGACGCCATCGAGGATCTGATGCCACGATTCGGTGACGACGGGCATCACATGAATGTGGATGGGCTCCTCGAATGGAGCGAGGATGCGGAGGCGTTGATGAAAGTCGAACAGGAGGAGCTGAAGGCCCGGGTCCGGGCGGGCCTGGACCGCCTGTCCGATGACCAGCGGGCCGTCTTCGTCCTGCGCGACCTCGAAGGCTGGAACACCGAGGAGATCAGCCGGCAGCTCGGCATCACCCGGGAGCTGGTGCGCCAGCGCGTGCACCGGGCCCGGCTGGCCCTGCGGGCCATGCTGCCCGAATTCGCACCCGGCCCGGGGGAGGAGCCATGA
- the hydE gene encoding [FeFe] hydrogenase H-cluster radical SAM maturase HydE has translation MADLDQGRVKAWLMEDDPAALDHLWAEADAVRRDRVGDEIHLRGLIEASSFCVRACHYCGLRAPARGLDRYRMTGEEILEAAREAHRLGYGSVVIQAGEDPGLDQAFIAAAVRAIKADTPLAVTLSLGERSDEDLAAWKAAGADRYLLRFETGDPELYHLIHPDLPGRPSDRLAQLRRMRGMGYEIGTGVMVGIPGQTWDILAADLLRFREFDMDMLGIGPFLPSPRTPMGGPDAPSYLALRDQVPNDELTTLKAVALTRLLCPEANIPSTTALATLDRAQGRELALMRGANVVMPNVTPVGYRVRYEIYPGKACVSETAEACRGCLETRIRALGRRVGRGPGGRLRTECKDLAGCDFHH, from the coding sequence ATGGCTGACCTCGACCAGGGCCGCGTGAAGGCCTGGCTCATGGAGGACGACCCCGCCGCCCTTGACCACCTCTGGGCCGAGGCGGATGCGGTGCGCCGGGACCGGGTCGGCGACGAGATCCACCTGCGCGGCCTCATCGAAGCCTCCAGCTTCTGTGTGCGCGCCTGCCACTACTGCGGGCTGCGGGCTCCCGCCCGGGGGCTGGACCGCTACCGCATGACGGGAGAGGAGATCCTCGAGGCAGCCCGGGAGGCCCACCGCCTCGGCTACGGCAGCGTGGTCATCCAGGCCGGAGAGGACCCGGGCCTCGATCAGGCCTTCATCGCAGCGGCAGTGCGGGCCATCAAGGCCGACACGCCCCTCGCCGTCACGCTTTCCCTGGGGGAACGGAGCGACGAGGACCTGGCCGCCTGGAAGGCCGCGGGGGCGGATCGCTACCTGCTGCGCTTCGAGACCGGTGACCCGGAGCTGTACCACCTCATCCATCCGGACCTGCCGGGCCGGCCCAGCGACCGCCTGGCCCAGCTCCGCCGCATGCGGGGCATGGGCTACGAGATCGGCACCGGCGTGATGGTGGGCATCCCGGGGCAGACCTGGGACATCCTCGCGGCCGACCTGCTCCGCTTCCGGGAATTCGACATGGACATGCTCGGGATCGGCCCCTTCCTGCCCAGCCCCCGGACGCCCATGGGCGGGCCGGATGCCCCGTCCTACCTCGCCCTGCGGGATCAGGTCCCCAATGACGAGCTCACCACCCTCAAGGCCGTGGCCCTGACGCGCCTGCTCTGTCCCGAGGCCAACATCCCCAGCACCACCGCCCTCGCCACCCTCGACCGCGCCCAGGGGCGCGAGCTGGCCCTGATGCGCGGGGCCAATGTGGTGATGCCCAATGTGACGCCGGTGGGCTATCGCGTCCGCTACGAGATCTACCCCGGCAAGGCCTGCGTGAGCGAGACGGCCGAGGCCTGCCGAGGCTGCCTGGAAACCCGCATCCGCGCCCTGGGAAGGCGGGTCGGACGGGGCCCTGGGGGTCGCCTCAGAACAGAGTGTAAAGATTTAGCCGGATGTGATTTCCATCACTGA